The Malus sylvestris chromosome 14, drMalSylv7.2, whole genome shotgun sequence genome segment AATTGAcaatttaattcaattattttgtatatttgAACTGACCATGGTGTACAATATTAGCCGACATGaaatcatcattttttttttcatttttgaacaAATCATATCTTTTTATTAAGCATATGTATCAATATAAGTTTACGCACTTCTTTTCGCCTATGCACTCCTTTCTTAAATTATGTCTCTTAATTATTCTTTAGTTATTGAATATAATAACAACTAATAAAtagagttttaataaaaagggtttgaatcaatttttttttcttttgaacaaacgatattatctacactaaaagggtAGATGGGttggctaagcctcacaatgaccTAGCAaattagcaataatgtagttcaaattcactttttgcgaaaatcaaacctaaaacttctcacttacaagttaaagaagaatatcattcgactatagtactaagtggtaaatcaaaattttctttattaagaaaatttaaaactttTGTTTACTGAAAAAAATGACTTgagatttaataaaaatgacaaaagtaTCATACAACATgccaaaaatattaaaacacaACATCAAACTCTTTCTTATAGCTCGTGCCCCTAACGGAGGTTAGCCCAAGTCCGTTAACACATCTTCACTTAATTTACGAAATTGCCATCGAGATCCAAAAGACaaataaaaccaaaactaatttaattttcattccCTGCTGTTCTTAACTTACatcaaacccaaatttccttttAAAACAACGTATGAAAATCAGCTCACGACAATGAAAATCGACACTAAAGCAATAGGGGTTACGAACATCGTCGTGTCGACGTTCTTAATCACGTTCTCCATCTCCTATTGCTTGTGGTCCAAGGCAAAGCAATAAACATCGACACGATGATGTTCGCAACCCAACAGATTAAGAACGTGCAAGAGACAGAGTTGCACGACGAAAATGTTAGCGCGACCCATCGAAAACCCAGAAAAGCACAACATTGTATTGGAGGTCTTCCGAATCACTTGGATGCTTATGCTGAGAGCCAGCCTATTACTCTTCTTGGCAGCAGACTTGTAAACCTTGAGACAAGCCCGTCCATCACACTTCTCGACACCAGACCTGGCAAGTTTGCGGCTCCCATGTACAAACCTGACAAAAAAGACAGAAGCACAACGCTTGCTCCAGTTCTACCAGCTGCAATATAAGAACAACAAAGTAAAATTTTGCAAGCAAAACATGTAGATTGTTTTCTGTACATGACTTTAACTTGCACAATGTTAACATATAACCCCTCGAGATGCAGCAAACAGAAACGGAAAGTTTGTATATACATACCcagtttcttctttttattccttttccttctcttctTGGCTGCACCCCGTGAAACTTCCGCCCTTTTCTTATCCAGCTTGTCAGTCCCTTCTTTGGGTGCAAAATCCTTGGCCAACTCATCAGTCTCATCTTCTTTATGTATAACATCTTCCGTCAACTTGTCAGTCTCTTCTTCTTTGGATCCAAAATTCTTAGCCAACTTGTTAGTTTCTCCGGCATTGGCTTCCAAAACCTCAGGCTTACTGAGACATGATAAAATTACAAATCATTATAACACAATCAACAAGGTCTATACTGCACTCTACGCAAACAAAAACGACAACGTCTATACTTTtgactcaattttttttttaaatttgcgCAGAACTCACGTTCTCTGGCCTCTGAAAGGCATTTCAAGCAAACTAACTGCTTATCGATCAAAGTAGGGCATGCATAAACTTGAAGAAATAACTACATTTCTGGTTCCTAATCTTTCCAAGTGCTTTTTCTGGATAAGCTGCTGAGTTCTCCATATTCTCAAGTTACAATTACTAATCCTACCATCCTCAAGCTTCCACAAAAAGTTATACACACCAAGAGtctatgtaacatcccacatcgcccaggggagtgatccttaaatgtatattctcatccctacctagcacaaaggccttttgggagctcactggcttcgggttccgtaggaactccaaagttaagcgagaaggaggctagagcactcccaggatgggtgacgcactaggaagttgctcgtgagttcccagaaacaaaaccgtgagggcgtggttggggcccaaagcggacaatatcgtgctacggtgataGAACGGGCCTAGGATatggtggacccgggccgggatgtgacagtctAAGACAAGTTATGTCAATCCTATCAACCATTTAAGCGACACCGtcatccttttttttctttttagttcaGCATAACTAACACCAGGGGCTCCGCAAATGCAACATGTTAGATTAATTTCAAAATATTCTATAATTCCGTTAAGAGAGTACATTTGGATACGTTGGCATGGTTAACTGTTAACTTGACACCAGGCCTACATAAGCTGCAAAACAATTCTTAATAATGCGATGCACATCCAAGTAAAACAAAATTGGATGGATTATATGTTCTGCAAGATAAACATGGAGTGTGTATTCAGGGGAAAAATGGAAAgtccatagagagagagagagagagagagagtctgacCTATTGGAATTCTTTTCCTTCATTTTGCTTCTCTCTCTGGCTAACCACTGTCAAACCCAAAATTATTATCAGAAAACTAGAACACAGACAAATAAAATCCATAGGCATAGACAACTGATTCTTTAACTCAACAAGCAATATTAAACAAACAGATTCCAAACAGATGCATGCGTATCACCTGCTGTACCAGCTTTAGCTGCACTTTCTTGTCTCCACTgagttcaaattcatcaaattgtCTGGGACATGAACGAATCAGAAATCACAAAcagtttgataaataaaaaagtaatgGGAGTGTGCCGTGCTGAAATTGAAATACGCGTGAATGAATTCACATTGTGAAGTATAAACAAGTTATGTTAATACTATTAACTATTCAAGTGACATTGTCATTACCAAATTTGACAGCAGGCCTTACATAAGCTGCCAAAACAATTGATAATATTGCAATGCACATCCGAGTTAAACAAAaacggagagagagagtctgacCTGATGAACTTATTATTTTCCTTCGTTTTGCCTCTCCGTCTGGCTGCCCACCGTCAAACCCAATATTGTTATCATAAAACTAgaacacaaacaaaaataaaatccgTGGCATACACAACTGATTCTTATGACTCAACACAgaagattaaataaaaaagattcCATATAGATGCTTGTGTTTCACCTGTACCATCGCTGCCTGAAAGTTGTTGTCTTCTTCGGGTTCAAGATCCTTAAATTGTCTAAGACATGAAAGAATCAGAAATCATATACAGTTTGATAACAAAACATGTAATGTGATGTGACGTCATAAAACTGAAATTATAGGGAGATTTGAAACATAAAAGCCTTGAAGGAACTCACGGTGTGAAGCAGTAACCAAGTTCGAATCCACCAGAAATCTGAATATCAATGTCACGACCAACAGAACATAAAGTCTTGATACACCTTTCCCCTGAACCGTCATTGACAATTTCTAATGTTGTGATCCACAGAGGTTGAAATCCCCTGCCCCTGCTGCAAAAGAAAGTTTGCAGGAGACAAAATCTTAATTCCCCCAAATGAACCAAAGACTCTGTTACAGTGTTGTCCAACTCAAGGAAACTTGTGAACTCCGGAAACTTGAATAGATTCTTTACGGTAAAGAGAATGCGACCACTAGGATCTGAATCCATCCCAAGAGAGAATGATATGATAACCCCGCTCACTGTAGATGCGGCGTAGATAACATCGTTTACGACGACAGCCCTCCCCACGAAAGAAGGATAAGGCTTAGTACCAGTCATATCATCATCAACTGTAGGTACGTAAACTGGGTGCCATGTTTCACTGGCAATGTGAAAAAGCACGAACTCAGATGGTCCAAAGTCATACAATGAAATTAGAATACAACCGTAACAAACAGTCTAGCCCATAACCTCCACATAGGAAGGTCCCGTTTTCTGACCATATTTTGGAAAAGGATTGAGAGGCTCCCAAATGTCCTTGGGATTATAACACTCAAACGATGGATTTGTTATAAGGGGGAAGGATGCTGGATCAGTAAGATGGTAAAGCTTGGAGGGGCTGCCGTACCTCACACCGTCCAATATAATATAATCGGGGACTGGGACTGGGATCTCAGATGATTTTTTCGGATCGAAGAACCAGTGAACAGGTTCAAGTGGCCTACATGTTTCTCCTCCCAAAACTTCTCCTGCTTGGTTGATTTTCAACTCACATAAGGCTGCTCTGAACGGGCGAGGAATAAAGTTCATCCACATTAACAGAGATGTTGTAGGGCTCTCCTCCTCCATGGGCAGGCTGATCACAACAATATTACAGTCCAAGTTcagataaaattttcaaatttaacaaaataaaatgccTCTACTTTTAATCAGTGGTTCCAAATTCAAACAGATTACTCTTCTAAAATGGTGGCACTAGACATAATAGCTGACATCAAACACTGTATCGAAATTTAtgaataaaaattcaattagataaaacaaaaattaaaaaataatgtatAAATCAAGCGACTGACCTTGTTGCTGTCTGGGAAGTCATCTAAAAGAGAGTGGAAGAAAATCCGATCAGAGGTTCAACTGTGTTAGAGAGAAATCAGATGAATCAGAGACGGGAGAGTGATTGTATCAAATTCCAACATTGCCTAGCCAACACCGCCTCGTCCTTGTCCTTGTAGGGTGCTCCATACCTACCCTCTTCTTATTTAGCTCGTCAAATTCGATGGATTGGGTCCATGAAATTTCTTTGTTCCTAATTCATGTTTGTCTACTTGTTGCAACTTATTTCACTTGTTACTATACTCTCTCTCCTTTGTGTGAAAATTCTCAAATCAAATACGGAACTCCCTCCTACTTGTGAACGTGCTCgttgatctttcttctttttaacTGCAGTTAATGGCATTCAGTTCATCACACAAGTTAATGCGGCAAGACTGGACAAAGCTCGGTTTCAACTTTCGAGGTGAGGGTTTCTATTCCTTTAGTTATATTCTGTAGAATATTGCATCCGCTATGAGGAACTAGAAGCTAGGTGAACACAAAATCATTGAAAAAATAACCAAACCATTAAAACTAAAACAGCACATGATACTCTTTCAGGGTATGTATGGAATCCAAACAATACCCTCAAGAGTTAATAAGTATTCACAAATTCACCCGCTATGAGTAGAAGCTAGGTTCACACAAATTCACAAGAAAAATACACAAATCATTAAAACCAAAGAAACTCCCAAGATTTCAAGTCTTTACAAATTCACCTGCTATGAGAAGCTAGGTGTACACGTAAAATCGCTAGAACAACGGACAAACCATAAAAACAACACCTAATGCATGCTTTGTTCAGAGTATTTCCTATACCTTCTTGATCCTTAAGGTTGCATGTATACGACCCAGTAAACCGGGAACGCACGTGTTTATCTCCTCGTTGATCTTGTCGAGCTCTTCATCCTTGACGTAGTGGACATAAACATTTCGTATTACTCGGATCAAATCCTCAACGCTATTCCCATTTAatttttctcctttctctttttgtgtaaattttttttacttatcCAGATAACCATCTATGACTATCTTGGTGTCCCAATTTCtgaattcttcaaaatcaaggcCTTTAATTTTCGTATCAAAACAAGGAccattgagccttgttttgTGCTTCTTTGATTGGTGAAAATCAAAGTAACATTTGAGCCTACTGAACTCACTCTTCAAAGTTGGGTGATCGATGAGCATAGAGACAAACCTATCATAACTAGGAAACAGATTAAGTTTTCAGGTATATGAATAATATGCCAAATAATTTAATTGAATAACAAATCGAtcatttggaagtgctttcaaatgaatgaaagtgcttttagagaaaatcaTTTTGAGT includes the following:
- the LOC126598401 gene encoding uncharacterized protein LOC126598401; the encoded protein is MTGTKPYPSFVGRAVVVNDVIYAASTVSGVIISFSLGMDSDPSGRILFTVKNLFKFPEFTSFLELDNTVTESLVHLGELRFCLLQTFFCSRGRGFQPLWITTLEIVNDGSGERCIKTLCSVGRDIDIQISGGFELGYCFTPQFKDLEPEEDNNFQAAMVQWAARRRGKTKENNKFIRQFDEFELSGDKKVQLKLVQQWLARERSKMKEKNSNSKPEVLEANAGETNKLAKNFGSKEEETDKLTEDVIHKEDETDELAKDFAPKEGTDKLDKKRAEVSRGAAKKRRKRNKKKKLAGRTGASVVLLSFLSGLYMGAANLPGLVSRSVMDGLVSRFTSLLPRRVIGWLSA